The Noviherbaspirillum cavernae region CCGGTCCCAGCGTGCGGCCCGGCTTGAGCGCGACGACCACCGACGCGGAACTCTTCTCGCCATCGCTGGCGACGAAGGAACTGGACTTGGCGATGGACAGATGCACGCGCGCCGAGGCAATCGCGTCGAGCGTCATGATGCTCTGCGCCAGCTCGCCTTCCAGCCCGCGCCGGAAACGCACGTCCTGCACGAACTGGCTGACGCCGAGCGGATCGCTGCGATCCATCAGTTCCAGACCGGCGGGCAGTTGCGCCGTCACGCCCTTGGCCGCGAGCAGCATGCGCGCCTTGCCCAGCATCGCATCGCTCACCAGCACCTGACCGCTGTCGGGATGAATGCGATAGGGAATCTGTTCAGCATCGAGCGTGGCCATCATGTCGGCCACGGCGACCTTTTCATGCGCGCCGAACACCGGCTTGTAGGCCGACTGGTCGCGCCAGAAATACATCAGCACCAGCGCGGTGATACCGATGGCGAGCACCGTCAGCGGCAGCAGGCTCTTGAGGAAGGCGGGAGGCAGCGTCGGCAGCGCGCCGGGACGCGAACGAAAACGCTCCACACCCGATTTGAAGGCGGCAATCACGTCAGGGGCTTTCGAGTGGGCTTACAGCGGCAGTTTGATGAGGTCGTCAACCGCACCCATCACCTTGTTGCGGACTTGCATCAGCATCGAGAACGAGAGGCTGGCCTCCTGGCTGGCGAGCATCGCGCCAACGAGATCATCGGTGCGCCCGCTATCGACCTCGGACATCTTCTCGCTCGCCACGCGCTGCTTGTCATCGACGCTGTGAACGGCGTCCTTCATGCTTTGCGCGAACGATACTGGTTGGTGCGCGCCGTCATTCGCTGTAGCGGCCGATGACGCCGGTGCGATGGCGATCAGACTGAGCGCATCTGCCTTG contains the following coding sequences:
- a CDS encoding flagellar hook-basal body complex protein FliE, whose protein sequence is MGLGDMGYELGNKISTDMASIKADALSLIAIAPASSAATANDGAHQPVSFAQSMKDAVHSVDDKQRVASEKMSEVDSGRTDDLVGAMLASQEASLSFSMLMQVRNKVMGAVDDLIKLPL